The region GCGATGGTGATATCGCGACGCCAAGCCGGCGGGATGACGCGCAGCGCGTCGCCTTCGATATGAACGTTGCATCCGAGCGCAACTAAATGCGAGGCGATGCGAGCGGCGTACAGCCGCAGGCCCAGGATGCGCTCGACGTCGCGCGGCGCCAGCGCTATCGACGGGTTGGACGCGAGCGGCGTCCCGAAGGAATGCGGCGCGCCGGCGCGGGCGCCCAGGGCGAGCAACAGCTGCGCGGCGCGGGCCGCTCCAACGTCGGCAAGCGCCGGAGCAAGCGTCTTTTCGTGTCGCGACGAGGCCTCGCTGCGAAAGCCCAACTGCATGCTCATCCGCCGAATGCGAACGCCCGCGAAGTTGGCGCTTTCGAGAACGATTGCGTGCGTCTGCGCTCGAACTTCGCTGGATTTGCCGCCCATCAATCCCGCCAATCCCAGCGGCCCGTTGGCATCGGCGATCACCAAGGCCTGCGGCGTGAGTTCGTGCTCGGCATCGTCGAGCGTTACGAGCTTTTCACCGGCTCGTGCGTCGCGCACGAACAGGTGCAGATCGGCAACCCCGCTGGCATCATAGAAGTGCAGCGGTTGCGCGGTCTCGAGCATCACGTAATTCGAGACGTCGACCAAGTTGTTGATGGGTCGCTGTCCTGCGAGCGCTAGCCGAATGCGCATCCAGGCAGGAGCCGGAGCAACGGTCACGCCGGTAAACGCTTGCGCGACGAAACGCTCGCAGTCCGGCGTTTCGATCGTCACGCGCGGCGCCGGTAATTGGTCGCCGGTTTGTCCGGGGTTTTCAAACGAGGGCAGCCGCAGGGGCACGCCGTACGACGCGGCGAGTTCGCGTGCGAGGCCGATCATCGACATCGCATCGACCCGGTTGCTGGTGACTTCGACTTCGAGTACGTCGTCGGCTAAGCCGAACAGCGCGACGACATCGGCACCGATCGGCGCGCTTGCATCCAATTGCATGATGCCGTCTTCGAACCACTCCGCCGGAAGCCCGAGCTCGTCCGCCGAGCAGAGCATGCCTTCCGAATCGATGCCGCGCATCTTGCGCGGCTCGATCTTCATGTGCGGCAACTGCGCGCCGATCGTGGCGACCGGAATCACTTGCCCGGCCGCGACGTTCGTCGCGGCGGTGGCGATCGTCAGCGG is a window of Candidatus Dormiibacterota bacterium DNA encoding:
- the pheT gene encoding phenylalanine--tRNA ligase subunit beta: PLTIATAATNVAAGQVIPVATIGAQLPHMKIEPRKMRGIDSEGMLCSADELGLPAEWFEDGIMQLDASAPIGADVVALFGLADDVLEVEVTSNRVDAMSMIGLARELAASYGVPLRLPSFENPGQTGDQLPAPRVTIETPDCERFVAQAFTGVTVAPAPAWMRIRLALAGQRPINNLVDVSNYVMLETAQPLHFYDASGVADLHLFVRDARAGEKLVTLDDAEHELTPQALVIADANGPLGLAGLMGGKSSEVRAQTHAIVLESANFAGVRIRRMSMQLGFRSEASSRHEKTLAPALADVGAARAAQLLLALGARAGAPHSFGTPLASNPSIALAPRDVERILGLRLYAARIASHLVALGCNVHIEGDALRVIPPAWRRDITIAADLVEEVARMEGYENIEPIVPSIPAHEIPSTDFDLEERVADVLVALGYHEVLTYSLHGPAPFEKMRRAGIEPSHHAVEVRNPLSEDQRYLRSALGPGLVAYAARLDRPVRVFEIGHVFADDAGTIREMPVLAFGFAADLTNEPAWRDSHFLRLKGDCEALIRRVTGRVPEITRDVRNGLHPGKTGVFLIDGSEVANIGRIDPRLERAYASRLPLYFCNIYLDRLPDYVAPAYRIPSKFPSTYRDLALVLDPTTSAVRVETTIVQAIGDLATSVRVFDEYRGAQIAPDKKSLAVRVTLQRTDATITDEEADTAIARALAALRDELGAVIRE